The window CGTGATCGATATAGCGATTATTCCATATCGATTCAAATATTGAATTTGCAAAGCGAAAGACAAGTAAATTTTGTACGGTTTCTTTACCTAGATAATGATCGATGCGATAAAGTTGATTTTCTGCTAAAGATTGCATGATGGAGTCTTGGAGCTCGATGCTGGATTGTAAATCATGGCCAAAGGGCTTTTCAATGATTACTCTGGACCACTTATCTTTCACTTCTTTTTCATCATAGATGAGACCATGTTTATGAAGCTTTTCAACGACAAGAGGAAAGAAACTTGGTTGTATAGAGAGGTAGAAGACTCGATTACCCTTTGTTCCTAATTTTTGATCTAATTCTTCTAGTAATTTCTTAAGAGATTCATAACCTGCATCATCATCAAATTCCGATTTGTGATAGTAGATTTGTTCTCCAAAAGTCGACCAGATTTTTTCATCTACAGGTTTTGTTCTAGAGAAGTTATTTACAGCTTCATGCATCTCTTTTCTAAAAACATCATGAGTTTTTTCTCTTCTTGCAAAGCCAATGCAAGAAAAATGTGCAGGAAGCTGACCATCTAGTGCTAAGTTATAGAGTGCTGGCATAAGCTTTCTTGCTGTTAAATCTCCTGTTGCACCAAAGATAATAACGGCGCATGGCTCAGTAACCTTCGAGGTTTGAAACGACTCTTGCAGGGGGTTTTTAAAAGTTGGCTCTTTCATATGCGCTAAGGCTCCCATAAAATAATTAAACTTACGTGTTTGTGTATATACCTTCCTTGCATATTTAAAATCTAGTGTGTAAGATCCATATCTTATGAACAGAGAAATTAAAACATACTATACAGGCGATTTGGAAGTGTTTGCCGTGCAAGGTCATGATCCTTATGGGCCGCATGTTGTTTTGCTTCACGGCTTTGGTGCAAATGCGCATGATTTATTATCGCTCAGCGAAATGGTCAACGCGCCTTCCAACACTACGTGGCTGTTTCCTAATGCACCGCATCTTGTTCCTTTTTCAGAGAGTTATATAGGAAGATCTTGGTTTTCTTTCGATATGGCGAAATTAGAAAATGCTATGAGAGCATCTCGCTACGATGAGCTTGCAGTGGGTGTGCCTCCTGATTTATCTTACGCAAGTGACCTTATCATTAAGCTTTTAAAAAAAATACCCGTTTCTCCTGGTAATATTGTAATAGGTGGCTTTAGCCAAGGAGCTATGCTTGCAACAGATGTTGCCTTGAAAATGCAAGAAAATCTTGCTGGCCTTGCGATCCTTTCTGGTAGTGTTATTAATGAAGCTGAGTGGAAAAGTCATGCATTGAGACATAAAGGTCTTCATTTTTTTCAATCCCATGGCGATGAAGATACAATTTTAAGCATAGATCTTGCTAAGAGGTTAGAAAGTTTGTTTAAGGACTCAGGATTACTTGGGGCATTACAAGTCTTTCAAGATGGCCATACAATACCAGAAGAAGTACTAACTTCTTTTGGGGAATTTTTGTCTAAGCAACTGAACTTATAAGTTATGATTTCTTGGTTGAACAAAATGTGTGATCGCTTATTTTCTTTAGTAGGAGCACTTCTTTTCATGCAAATTCCTCAGTTTATGCAGCAGTACACCTATCTTCTTCAGGGCCATGTTTCAGAATTACATATTCAGGTAAAACAGATAGAACAGGTGGCTAAAGTAAGCCATAAATCATTAGGGGAATATATTCAAAAATTTGTCTCTAGCAACGATATAGATTTTTCCTCTCAAGGTGTTTTGCTTCAAAAGCTTGTTGAAAGAATGCAAGAGATGACAAGTTCACTTAAAAGCCTGCAAGAAGCATCTATTTGGGCTAAACCCTTCATTTTTTTTAAACAGATTGATTTGGGGATTTTTAATGAAACTCTTGCAGCCTTTAGGCTAGGAGTTTATTTATCCCTTGAAAGTCTAGTGTATATGCTTGTAGGCCTTTGTTTTGGTTATTTTTTCTATACAGGACTTTCAAGAATATTTCGAAAAAACAAACATAAGGAAAATGTATGACAACAGAAAATATGAGAAAAGGAGTGGCTACTTTTAAAGGTGCTCCCTTAACGCTTCTTGGTAAAGAAATTAAAGTAGGAGAAGATGCTCCAGAGTTTAAATTGACCTCTAATGATATGCAAGATGTCTCTTTAGAGGCCTTTAAGGGAAAAACGCTTGTACTTAGCGTTGTGCCCTCTCTAGACACAGAAGTGTGTAGCATTCAATCAAAGCGTTTCAACGATGAAGCAAAGAAATTGCCTTCCAATATAGTTGTAGTTGGGGTGAGTGTGGATTTGCCTTTTGCGCAGGCTAGATGGGTGAAAGAAGGGCATTGCACTACAATTCAAATGCTTTCAGACTATAAGGAAAGAAGCTTTGGCAGGTCTTATGGCGTACTTATTGATGAGCTTAAGCTTCTTGCTAGATCTATTTTTATTATAGGGCCAGACAAAAAAGTGCACTATGTTGAATATGTCAAGGAAGTCACAAACTACCCTGACTATGACAAAGCCCTAAAAGCATTGCTTTAAACTTAAAGCGACTATTTTGCACTAGAATTGAAAAAAGTCTTGACTTTTTTCAATTCTAGTGCAAAATAGTCGACTATGGAAAGAGCACAAAAACAAGCAATTATTCAAGATTTAAGTAAAAAAATGGTTCTTCTTGCAGGTCCTCGGCAGGCAGGCAAGACCACCCTTGCAAAGTCGATCGCAAAGGAATTTAGTTCCTCTCTTTATCTCTCTTTCGATCGGTTAGCAGATCGAAAAATTATTCAAGAAGAGTCTTGGCTTCCTTCTGTTGAACTTCTTATACTTGATGAAATTCATAAAATGAATGATTGGAAGAACTATCTAAAAGGTGTTTTTGATACAAAGCCCTCCCATCAAAAAATATTAGTCACAGGAAGTGCAAGATTGGAAATCTTTAACCAAGTAGGGGACTCTCTTGCTGGTAGATTTTTTCTTCATCGTCTTATGCCTCTTTCTCCTGCAGAGTGTGAAAAAATGAATGTCCCATACTCTGTTGATCATTTTCTTGAAAGAGGAGCATTTCCAGAACCCTTTTTTGCCAAATCACTCATTGATGCAAATAGATGGCGTTTACAGTATACAGATAGTTTATTAAGACAAGACGTGCTTGATTTCGAAAATATCCATAACATTAAAGCCATTCAACTAGTCTTTGAACTTTTACGAGAGAGGGTAGGCTCTCCTGTTTCGTACTCTTCGATTGCAGAAGATGCTCATATCTCTTCAACTACAGTTAAAAAGTATATTCAGATCTTAGAGGCTCTTTATATAATCTTTCTAGTAACGCCTTTTTCTAATAATATCGCAAGAAGTTTGCTTAAAGAGCCAAAAATTTACTTTTTTGATACAGGTCTTGTCAAAAAAGATCCAAGAGCGCATTTTGAAAATTTTATTGCAGGATGTCTTCTCAAGCATGTTTTTGGTAAAATTGACTATCTAGCTGAAAGCTATTCTCTTCAATATTTGCAAACCAAAGATAAACATGAAGTTGATTTTGCTCTCATCAAAGATAAAGAAGTTGAGAAAATTATTGAGGTCAAACAATCTGATCCAACGCCAACAGCTGGTCTTCGTTACTTTCATGAAAAATATGATCTTCCAGCTCTTCAGGTCCTCAAAAACTTAAAAAGAGAGAAGCTTGAAGGATCAATTGAA of the Chlamydiales bacterium genome contains:
- a CDS encoding ATP-binding protein, encoding MERAQKQAIIQDLSKKMVLLAGPRQAGKTTLAKSIAKEFSSSLYLSFDRLADRKIIQEESWLPSVELLILDEIHKMNDWKNYLKGVFDTKPSHQKILVTGSARLEIFNQVGDSLAGRFFLHRLMPLSPAECEKMNVPYSVDHFLERGAFPEPFFAKSLIDANRWRLQYTDSLLRQDVLDFENIHNIKAIQLVFELLRERVGSPVSYSSIAEDAHISSTTVKKYIQILEALYIIFLVTPFSNNIARSLLKEPKIYFFDTGLVKKDPRAHFENFIAGCLLKHVFGKIDYLAESYSLQYLQTKDKHEVDFALIKDKEVEKIIEVKQSDPTPTAGLRYFHEKYDLPALQVLKNLKREKLEGSIEVVEARNFLKSLFL
- a CDS encoding dienelactone hydrolase family protein, giving the protein MNREIKTYYTGDLEVFAVQGHDPYGPHVVLLHGFGANAHDLLSLSEMVNAPSNTTWLFPNAPHLVPFSESYIGRSWFSFDMAKLENAMRASRYDELAVGVPPDLSYASDLIIKLLKKIPVSPGNIVIGGFSQGAMLATDVALKMQENLAGLAILSGSVINEAEWKSHALRHKGLHFFQSHGDEDTILSIDLAKRLESLFKDSGLLGALQVFQDGHTIPEEVLTSFGEFLSKQLNL
- a CDS encoding DUF2937 family protein, producing MCDRLFSLVGALLFMQIPQFMQQYTYLLQGHVSELHIQVKQIEQVAKVSHKSLGEYIQKFVSSNDIDFSSQGVLLQKLVERMQEMTSSLKSLQEASIWAKPFIFFKQIDLGIFNETLAAFRLGVYLSLESLVYMLVGLCFGYFFYTGLSRIFRKNKHKENV
- the tpx gene encoding thiol peroxidase; the encoded protein is MTTENMRKGVATFKGAPLTLLGKEIKVGEDAPEFKLTSNDMQDVSLEAFKGKTLVLSVVPSLDTEVCSIQSKRFNDEAKKLPSNIVVVGVSVDLPFAQARWVKEGHCTTIQMLSDYKERSFGRSYGVLIDELKLLARSIFIIGPDKKVHYVEYVKEVTNYPDYDKALKALL